GTAATTAATTTGCTTATATTTCAGTATTGAAAGTATTCAAATTGCTTACCTGTTGTCGTAGCTCCTCATATTTAGCTACTTTACCTCCATAGAAATAATAACCTTattacaatacaaaaaaagTAGCTGATTACAAAATCGATGGAAGGAATTATTAAATCTTTATCAGAAAATCTTTGGTCTCTTTATACCTGAGATCAATCCCAGAATCCCTCCTGTACCTTGAATTAAGAACATAGCTACAAAAAGACCaaactttgatttatttttctaactttgAATTTACATCACAAAACCCaacacacacactctctctcgaATGAATTCAAAGAACGTTACCTTTGCTACTACCGGCGGTTGAAGATAAATTGCGGCGGGACCGGGACGCCTTAGAGAAATTGCGGCACTGATTAAAGTTTTAAGTCTTTTGTTCAGGAGATTGCACAAAgggacgaaaaaaaaaaagaagaagaagataatgaaaaTCAGATATTCGATTTACCTGCGCAAATATCGATCTCATATTCCTATTCGGCGACATGATCGGGAAATTTAGGGTTCGTTCGTTGTTCTTCGTCGCTGATTTGTGATTTCCTCTTCAGAAAGGGGGAATCGTAATGTCTTGTGAATTCTGTGGTTAAATGGGCCGCCTATACTGTTGGGCCTTAGGCAGTTCGACATTTCTTAGAAAAAACATCTGTAGGCGAAATCATTCCACCTTTATATtacctttttcacttttttgctggtttttcttctaaataagattttaatactTCTCACTGTTTATAGGTGTGGGTCAACGAGTTGAGGCCAGATTTTCACCTCGTCCCAACTAATATAATTGAATACCTTAGGAAGTAATTTAGATACTCTTCTAGAtcgtttgaaacaaaaaaaaatactcaggCCAAGAAAGTTAGGCTAACACATGAAGAAATCATTTCTCAAAGAGGCATCGGATGGATCCCTCTGTaaataaatgaagaaacaaGGCAacatcacaaattcacaaccatatattactaaaaaaatttctacacagcgtcaaaagaaaaaacgtTACACATAGAGTTAACATCACCACACAACCATAGATTAGTTAGAAGTAGCAGGTATTAAAATCCGAAAGACAACTGAAAGACGAATTATTCTGAATTCTATCCTTTGAGGAGCCAATCACGCACATAATCACGCACATCAGCCAGCATCGACTGAAATAATTGaaaatcagagagagagagagaaacataaaaaaaaaaaaaacaaatgttagaACAAAAATTGGAATCCCAAAATGTcttaattaagataataaattACATACCGGTGCAACACCACCACGTTGTTCCAGATCCCTCACGATAGTTCGACGGTACTCCAGTAACTCGATAGACGCTGAGGTGTGGATAAAAAAGGCAAGCAGAAATCACGATTTTgctcccaaacaaaaaaataaaaaatttgagaaatctcAAAATTAATATAGTGAAAAATCTCAAACATTACCCAAAATACCGAAAGCAAAATTTCCATAAGCTAATGATGACATAAAACCCTTCAACTTAGACTCACCGCCGCTGGCTACAATAGCTCTTCCGGATcctgaaattgaaagaaagtaGAATCATGATATGCTCCTCACTCACGAATTTGATAGATTTTTTcgtaaggaagaagagaaaggttaCCATTGCTAACAACACTAGAGCGGCTAGACCTCGTTGAGAAATTTCGGCACTGTAAAATTCCATCTTGTTTTCAGTAGAAGATCATACAAAAGAGAAGGAGTCAATAAGTAACAAAAGATGAAATCTACGATTTTTTTACCTGCGTGATTACGCTTCTCAGATTGTTGTTCAGCGGCATGATCGAATAATTTAGGGTTcgctctttctttcttcctcttcttcttttgtccttgatttgggattttttctcagaaagaaaaaagaaaaatgtcgGATCTCTTGAGGGTTTTGTGGTTTAATGGGCTTATACTACTGGGCCCTAGCCCGACCGTTACcaatatattgtttatatatttatcccttaattagtttaaatttaatttactaatctatgaattacaagtttttttttgttgaatcaaaTTCGATAAAAACTTAAATTCCCAAATTCAGTtccattgttattcaatttatgTCGACATTCACTTGTAATTTTAGTACTTGGATGCATGTAGGAAAATGATATATAGTTGGAAACACCCAATTTGGtagtcaaaaattattttccacttatgtttataaataagtccaattatatataacaaaatttcataaaaatatttttatatttattcgGATGTAAAAGTCCACGTTTTCTTACAGGCCGTTaaacatatttcaaaatttaacaaaaatatgatttgcacttgtaatattcatttaatattttacttaGAACAACTCCCAAAACTTGAGAAATTTATATTATCACATACAGTATATTTGTACTCTGTAATTTATTTACTGCAAGAATTATGAAACTAGTTGATAAAACTCTGTAATTATTTGTAAGGCTGTTACTGCACACATTCCATATTCTTCCTTAATCAGACTCAGACCATATCTTTTCCATATTTATAAACCATGTCATTTTCCTTATCTTCCTGAATTCAGGCCACATTTTTTCTCTTAGATCCTCAACTTTCGCAAGACCCCCAAAAACTTCCCTCacaacctgaaaaaaaaaaaaaaacacacaaacagaGAGATGATGAAACAATGCACAATGTAAATTCAATTtgcttaaattttatttgttgttgtggttAAAACTATTCAATTGCTTACCTGTTGTCGCTGCTCCTCACGTTCCTCTAATTTTCCTCCATACAGAATGTAAGCtttaacacaaaattaaattgattaaatagaCTCGTCGATTAAAGGAATTATTAAATCTTATCAGGAATCTTTGGTCTCTTTAGAAATCTTTGTCTCCTCCATACCTGAGGTCAATCCGAGAGTCCCTCCTGTACCTTGAATTAAGAACCTAGCTACCTTGGACCCTAGAATCACAAAATCGataaacttttgatttatttttttctaatataccTCCAGACTACAGTTACATCGAAACCCAACACACACACTCGCGAATTCTCACAGAACGTTACCTTTGCTACTATCGGATGAAGATAAATTGCGGCGGGACTGGGAGAATTTGCGGCACTGTAAAGTTTCGTTTAATAGATCGATCGCACAAaagtggaaagaagaagaagaagaaaacaaaacgctAACGATAATCAGATCTTCGATTTATCTGCGCAAATATCGATCTCATATATTCGACGACATGATTGGGAAATTTAGGGTTCGTTCGTTGTTCTTCGTCGCTGATTTGTGATTTCCTCTTCGGAAGGGGCGGNNNNNNNNNNNNNNNNNNNNNNNNNNNNNNNNNNNNNNNNNNNNNNNNNNNNNNNNNNNNNNNNNNNNNNNNNNNNNNNNNNNNNNNNNNNNNNNNNNNNNNNNNNNNNNNNNNNNNNNNNNNNNNNNNNNNNNNNNNNNNNNNNNNNNNNNNNNNNNNNNNNNNNNNNNNNNNNNNNNNNNNNNNNNNNNNNNNNNNNNNNNNNNNNNNNNNNNNNNNNNNNNNNN
The Camelina sativa cultivar DH55 chromosome 15, Cs, whole genome shotgun sequence DNA segment above includes these coding regions:
- the LOC104745310 gene encoding uncharacterized protein LOC104745310, coding for MSPNRNMRSIFAQCRNFSKASRSRRNLSSTAGSSKAMFLIQGTGGILGLISGYYFYGGKVAKYEELRQQIEIDVLRNPEQVEDLRTKMWPEFRKMALFTKQIVKMWSDSEAKCGEECGHCVLRRR
- the LOC104745311 gene encoding uncharacterized protein LOC104745311 translates to MPLNNNLRSVITQCRNFSTRSSRSSVVSNGSGRAIVASGGESKLKGFMSSLAYGNFAFGILASIELLEYRRTIVRDLEQRGGVAPSMLADVRDYVRDWLLKG